GAGCCTAAATTTCAATGGAATGTATTTATTCAATTTTTCAAGTCCCTTTATAATACCATTTTGTCCAAAAACAGGCTGTTCAAGGGCTACGAATTGTATTTTGGGCAAATACTGATAGGTCTTATCATTGATAATATCTGCAAATTTGTCTCTTTCCTTTCTTGGGAAAGACTTAATCCTATCCTGCATCCTCCCTATATTTAATTTGTAGTAATATTCATCCCATGACTTGCTCAAGGACATAAACGAATCAAGTTTCAAATCAGATGCCTTTGTTATCTTTTGACTTACCTCTCCGTAGTCGCGGTCGAAATTATGGTCACTGCTTACATCGAGTTTCGTAGCAAGGTGAAGTCCATCACCTAATTCCCTTTTTTCATAAAAATAAATATTCCATCTTTGCTTTCTTTTCGCATCTCCACCTTCCCTGTTTCTCGAAGTACTCTTCGTTGTAATATAATAAACATTTGCTGTACCGGAACTCTTTTCATCAATAAGATAATTGAAATTTGCCTCTATCCCTATTCCTCTTTTTCCTTGAATATCAGGAGTTAAAGTAAGGTCAGAGTAATCAGACATCGCCCAAAAAAAGGGTTGTTTCCATCTCAAGCCCTTCCTTTGGCTGTATCCTATTCTTGGTACAAGAAATCCTGTCGAACGGTCTTTCTTTATTGGGAAAAGGAGATAAGGAGAATAAAAAACAGGAACTTTTTTTATTTCCAATGATGAACCCTTTGCAGTCAAAAAACCATTGACCTGTGCATCTGCCTCTTTGGATTTGACTGTCCAAGCAGGAGTTTCTGCTTGGCAGGCAGTATAATAGCCATTAACAATCTTGTATCTGTCGAATCCAAGTCTTCTCAATTCAACTCCTGTCAAATAATAGGTAGGCTCAAGAAAGAGTTCGCCATTTCTTATTATTCCTGTTCTTGTCCGAAGATTAAGCTCCAATTCTTCACAAAAAAGTACACTTGTGCCATCTTCAACAACCACATTCCCTCTTGCCTTAACATCAGCAGTTTCAAGGTTATATTCAACATAATCAGCTTGTAAATCCATTCCTCTGTATTCGATATCAACTGCATCTCTTCCAATTATCAGGTTTTTATCCCTTTGAAAATCCAAGTTTCCTCCGTAAAAACGCACTTCATCTTCAAGGCCAAACTCCATCTCTTTGAATTTATCTACAGCTGAAATTTCAGGTTCTAAAGCATAGGAGCTCGTTTGAAAAAAAACAAAAGTAATTGAAATTATAAATAGAATTTTTTTAAACATTGATGTTTTCTCTTGACTGCCTAATTTGATATCTTAACAAAGTATTATGGCCTTAAAAAATAACTAAAATCAGTTATCAAAAAATTATTAAAGAAATAACATATATTACCCATTAAGAAAATTAAAAGAATTACTTCACTCAACGCATTCATTCATAAAATCAAAATTTTTTACAAGTTTTTTTCTGCTTTTATCATTCTTTTTTAATCTATCAACAAATTGTAAAAGAGGAGCTACCAAATAGATAGACCCAGCTATACAAACAAGAGTTTCAGAAGCAGATTTTTTACTTGCTTCTTTAAAAGCATCAAAAGGATTTGCAATTACGGAGGTAGAAACTCCATCTCCATCAAAGACTTTCTTCAATTCATAAGGTGAAAAAGCTCTTTCGTTGCAAGGTGTCGTAAAAATGATTTTAAGCCCTCGAATATTCAACAATGACAGCATTTTCGGTATATCTTTGTCAGAAAGAACTCCAAAAATAAGGATGACTTCTCTTTTATCTATCTCTTTTGAAATATATGAGGTTATATATTTCAAGGCATTACTATTATGAGCACAATCAAAAAGTATCTCAATATCCTTCAACTTTATTCTCTCCATTCTACCGCGCCATTTAGTGGAATACAGTCCTTTTTGAATAGCAGACTCGATTTCTATCCCTTTTTTCTTTTTTTTATTCAACCTCAAAAATTCCAAAAATGCTGTTATTGCAAGTGAAGCATTATAGGGTTGGAATTCGCCGGCTAAAGGTACTTTGATGTTTTTGCATATGAAATCTTCAGACATATAATCAAAAACGCTACTTCTTAAATTAGAAACAAGGCTGTCTATCTTAAAATCTCTTCCCCAAAGAAGAAGTTTTGCAGATTTCTTTTTGCACTCTTTTTCTATTACTTCATATGCCTTCTTCGAAAGCTTGCCTGAGATGACTATGCCTCTATTTCTTATAACACCGGCTTTTTCGAATGCAATTTTTTCAATTGTGTTGCCAAGATATTGAATATGGTCAACTGCTATACCTGTTATGATGCAAATGTTACTCTCTGCAATATTTACTGCGTCAAATCTTCCCCCAAGTCCTACTTCAAGGACAGCCGATTCAACTTCTCGTTCTTTAAAAAACAGAAAGGACAAAAGCGTCAAGAATTCGAAATAGGTAACATCACTAATTCCTGCATTTTCCAAGATATTCACTATTTGAAGAAATCTTTTTTTATCTATTTTTTTCCCTTCAACCCTTATTCTTTCTCTGATGTCAAAAAGATGAGGAGAAGTATAAAGGCCTGACTTTACGCCTGCATTATTCATTATTGATGAAAGCATTGCTGATACTGAGCCTTTGCCGTTTGTGCCAGCAACGATAATAGATTTGAAAAAACTCTGAGGATTCCCTACCCGCTCAGCGGCTCGTAAAATTCTCTCTAATCCAAGTTTTATTCCATTTCCGCTAAATTTCTTCTCGAGCATAGCTACGGTTTTTTCATATTTCGTCATTTTCTATAACCGCACCTTCTCATTTCAAATTTCACTCTTAAAGTCATTAATTTCTTTGATATCTATTTGTTTTCTATATCAATTGAATTAAAATTATTTTTGATTTTATGAGAAAATTTTCTATAGATGAATATCACAATTTAGAGGTTACTGTTAACAACTCTTATAGAATATTTTTATGAGCGGAAGATTTATCTACTTTATCCTTTTTCTAATAACAATGTTCACAGTAATTGTTACTGTGCAGTGGTATCTTGGGAAAAGAGTAATCAAATTCATTTACAACAGCAAGAAAATAAGAAAAGAGATCAAAAAAAACCTTAAAATTTTTGTTATCTGCCTTTTGATTTACCTCAACATTCCGCTTCTTTACACCTTTGCGGTCAATATACCTTCAAAACCTTTTTCAAGTTTCACAATGGCTGTTGTTGTTTACCCTTATGTGATATGGGGAAGTTCATATGTTTTTATATTTGTAATCTTAAAATTTTTCGACCTTTTAAAGTTTTTAGGGACAAAAATAAAAAGGAATTCATCAAAGAAAAGTGAGGTTGAAAATACTTTTTCATCAGGAAGAAGGCAATTTCTTCAAATAGCCGGGAAAAGCGCAATTCTATCTCCTCTATTCATCTCCTCATATGGAGTATTATTTGAAAGAGACAATTTCATAGTCAAAGAAGAGAAGATTAATTTGGGAAATATTCCTGAAAGATTGAAAGAAATGAAAATCGTTCAAATAAGCGATATACACTCAGGAATATTTATGGGTAAAAAAGAAATTTCTAAGTGGGTAAATTTGATTTATTCACAGAAGCCTGACATTCTTCTTATAACAGGCGACTTCGTAGCTACCTCAAAAGATTCTGTAGATTCTTGCATAGAGGGCTTAAGGTTTCTGCGCTCTTATATGCCAATATACTGTTGTTTAGGAAATCATGATTACTGGGGAAATGAGATAGAATTGACCAAAAAGCTGACAAAAGAAGGGGTAAAGGTATTTAGAAACAGCAGTGAAGTTATTGATTTTAAAGGATACAATGTAAATCTATGCGGTGTAGAAGATATGAGAATGTCATCACCTGACATAGAAAATGCTCTCAAAGGGTTGGACACACAGAAACTTACTATTCTCTTAAGCCATAATCCTAATTTTTTCGATGATGCAAAGAAATATGATATTGACCTGACATTAGCAGGGCATACCCACGGGGGACAAATAAATATAAATCTGCCCGGCATTACCATAAGCCCGGCGCAACTGATTACTAAATACATTCGCGGCAAGTATAGAGATGATAGAAAATTTCTCTATGTTACACCCGGAGTAGGTACGATTGGATTCCCTCTCAGAATAAATGTTCCGCCTGAAATCTCAGTAATTAAGTTTATTTGACATTTAATTCAATTACCGTATATCTTTTCAAATATAGGCGCAACACCTGTCCTTGTAATTATGCTTGTTATACTCTCTTCTCCCCTCGCATTTTCTCTTATATGTTCGATGCAAGCTTGAATTGCTTTGAAGAGCTCCTCCTCTGTGGCCACATTAAAAATCTCATAGCCAAGTTTAAAATGCCTCCCAAATCCACCTCCTACCATCAAGCGATAACCGGTCCTTTCAGAAGCAAGAGTACCTGTAGGACAAACCCTGACGCAGGCTTCACAAAGTTTGCATTTTTCATAATCGATCTGTGGTCTTCCTTTAATTAGAAGGACTGCATTATCAGGACATCTCTCAACACAGGCGTA
This Candidatus Schekmanbacteria bacterium DNA region includes the following protein-coding sequences:
- the lptD gene encoding LPS-assembly protein LptD, with the translated sequence MFKKILFIISITFVFFQTSSYALEPEISAVDKFKEMEFGLEDEVRFYGGNLDFQRDKNLIIGRDAVDIEYRGMDLQADYVEYNLETADVKARGNVVVEDGTSVLFCEELELNLRTRTGIIRNGELFLEPTYYLTGVELRRLGFDRYKIVNGYYTACQAETPAWTVKSKEADAQVNGFLTAKGSSLEIKKVPVFYSPYLLFPIKKDRSTGFLVPRIGYSQRKGLRWKQPFFWAMSDYSDLTLTPDIQGKRGIGIEANFNYLIDEKSSGTANVYYITTKSTSRNREGGDAKRKQRWNIYFYEKRELGDGLHLATKLDVSSDHNFDRDYGEVSQKITKASDLKLDSFMSLSKSWDEYYYKLNIGRMQDRIKSFPRKERDKFADIINDKTYQYLPKIQFVALEQPVFGQNGIIKGLEKLNKYIPLKFRLDSSFASIRSKWKSKEYAKKDGKTEVENFDEVRLDFHPEIILPLNIKELLSIRGKVGIRETFYSNRSDGNHLKLIKKNDGTLKKVNLSGNSDSTREIYNIEIDAEGPKAYALLNTKVGNLEKIKHIVQPSIKYVYIPQVNQKHILQADEEDFISGREYIKWNLENSIYGSFGLEESGNVAKEIMRLSMSQYYDLRKDNGKYRRLIEKRRYKQRINNIRAMSDLRLALEVYPITGLTLGFTGYMDPVDGALDRFISHFRYATELFNSKISFSFLSHWTTPKANQALDWDEPDFNPIFIKDKPYENIFSTVRLNIDFPGGWETGYTANFFGKSNTKSDESLNSSFFEQKQKDFNLRLKYSAQCWSVEGNYGVREYFREKGSLRSFDDETKDDEYFWVVVELKTLGEISTGGM
- a CDS encoding metallophosphoesterase; amino-acid sequence: MSGRFIYFILFLITMFTVIVTVQWYLGKRVIKFIYNSKKIRKEIKKNLKIFVICLLIYLNIPLLYTFAVNIPSKPFSSFTMAVVVYPYVIWGSSYVFIFVILKFFDLLKFLGTKIKRNSSKKSEVENTFSSGRRQFLQIAGKSAILSPLFISSYGVLFERDNFIVKEEKINLGNIPERLKEMKIVQISDIHSGIFMGKKEISKWVNLIYSQKPDILLITGDFVATSKDSVDSCIEGLRFLRSYMPIYCCLGNHDYWGNEIELTKKLTKEGVKVFRNSSEVIDFKGYNVNLCGVEDMRMSSPDIENALKGLDTQKLTILLSHNPNFFDDAKKYDIDLTLAGHTHGGQININLPGITISPAQLITKYIRGKYRDDRKFLYVTPGVGTIGFPLRINVPPEISVIKFI